In Candidatus Neomarinimicrobiota bacterium, a genomic segment contains:
- a CDS encoding OsmC family protein, with protein sequence MTHMGGDAELNPMQMLLASFAACDVDLVAMHASFLGLRIESLSVEATGHFNVQAYLGLEDVPDSGYGTIAFKVRIRVPGARPEQIEMLRERCEKSSPVGDSLARPVPLKLEFEADT encoded by the coding sequence GTGACACACATGGGTGGCGACGCTGAACTGAACCCTATGCAGATGCTTCTGGCCTCGTTTGCCGCATGTGACGTAGATCTGGTTGCCATGCATGCGTCCTTCCTGGGGTTAAGAATCGAAAGTCTCTCGGTGGAAGCGACGGGACATTTTAACGTGCAGGCATATCTGGGTTTGGAAGATGTCCCAGATTCTGGCTACGGTACGATTGCATTCAAGGTCCGGATCCGTGTGCCTGGGGCGAGGCCAGAGCAGATAGAGATGTTGCGTGAACGCTGCGAAAAATCCTCGCCAGTTGGCGATTCATTGGCGCGGCCGGTTCCGCTGAAACTGGAGTTTGAGGCAGACACATAA
- a CDS encoding DUF1326 domain-containing protein, with translation MAKPIKWTLKIEHLAVCSCDWGCPCSFEAPPTYGICEAALAYRIVEGKYGDEVLDGLGWALGAAWPGPLHERNGRGVVYLDARAEGAKREALEAIATGRAGGPIGIFMSTITNKLEVLVAPLEFSFDGKNSHFQVGEAIKVEYEPIRNPVTGTEHPATVLLPEGMIGKREDHFSSKTFDVDIPGLRFGYPGRAAMTIENIWHGP, from the coding sequence ATGGCTAAGCCAATCAAGTGGACACTTAAAATTGAGCACTTAGCGGTATGCAGCTGCGACTGGGGCTGTCCCTGCTCATTTGAGGCGCCCCCAACATATGGCATCTGCGAAGCTGCCCTGGCCTATCGCATTGTCGAAGGCAAGTATGGCGACGAGGTGCTTGATGGCCTGGGATGGGCTCTTGGGGCTGCATGGCCCGGACCGCTGCACGAACGGAACGGACGAGGTGTTGTCTATCTCGATGCGCGTGCGGAAGGGGCCAAGCGCGAGGCCCTAGAGGCCATCGCTACTGGGAGAGCCGGGGGACCGATCGGAATTTTCATGTCTACTATCACGAATAAACTCGAAGTGCTCGTTGCGCCGCTTGAATTTAGTTTCGATGGCAAGAACAGTCATTTTCAAGTCGGGGAGGCGATCAAAGTAGAGTATGAACCTATCCGCAACCCGGTGACAGGGACCGAGCACCCGGCCACTGTACTACTTCCCGAGGGGATGATCGGCAAACGGGAAGATCACTTCTCTAGTAAGACATTCGATGTGGACATTCCAGGGTTAAGGTTCGGTTATCCAGGTCGTGCGGCGATGACTATTGAAAATATTTGGCACGGCCCGTAA